CGCCAGAGCTACAACAATGGAattgttttttttatcatatttatttaatttatttatttatttatttcactatgTGAGACTCTAGATCTTAAGATGGTGAAGAGGTTGTGCCATCCCTCTTTTATGACTGGTTTGTGGCAGGGAGCAAAATGAGTTGGTGAATTTGGACATTAGTATTAGAGGAAACATCAGATGAAGAAGCTTGGATGGCAGGTACTAGTGAGCTGGCTGTGATTTTTCAAGTGTGCTATAAAGAGAACATTCGAggaaagagcagggagggagaTGAGACCCACTGCTGATTTTGCAATGATAATTGGCAAGAAATTAAAGCACAGACCCACCCTTAGATGACAATAGCCCCACCCTTAGACATTCAGTTACTAGAAGAAAGTATGGTAttcaaaaaaatgtgtttttgagCATCTGCCCTATAACAGGTATTACCTTAGTTTCTGAACAACATAAGCAAAATATTGACCCTGTAGATTTGACATGTAGTAAAGAGAAAGTAAGAGTACTATGCAGCATATTTGAGATTTTAAGGGTAGTTGGAGATGCAGAGGGAAACCAGAGTGGTAGCCATGGGGTAAAGTAGGTAGAGCTCTGCAATTATACCTGGTGAGTCCAGGCAATTTCTCACTAAAGATGTGCTTTTTGAGAAGGTTCAAGGTCAAGAGAATGGCTAGCATTGAGAGAAATTATGCCAAACTTTGGAGTTTTAAAAGCAATGACTTGACTCTAGGTGATATCAGTCTTAAGGTCTGGAATATCTGTAAACATTGGGGTTCTTAGGTGGTGTGAGATTTGAAGATATGGGACAGTAGTCTGTGGAGTTGAGGGGTTGTGTTTATACCTAGCTGATGACCACAATGAAGTAAAATGACTTACGATTCCACCAGTGGCTCTCAGAAAGCTCTGCTATTCACACCAATGGTTTATTCATAGAACTGATGCTGGAAGCAAAATCCAAGGAGGTGTTGAATGGgccttctctttattttattttattttctgagaaaaatttttattgggattttgaataaaatttatttgcCAGGAAGGATGATCCCATCATACTTGTGCTGGAACCAGCGCATGGCCTCCTCTTTGCTGATTCTGTGTTTGGCTCCAATGCAGCCTGTCCTGTGCTTATCTGCGATGGTGAAACCTGGCCtacccagcaccacatagaaGTCCAGGCCATGGATCCTAATGCTTGGGTCATATTTGATGGCCAGATCAATGTGTTCTTGAATCTCAAAGCCAAAGTTTCCAGTATCTGTGAAGTTATTTCTCCATAATTCATACTCCTGTACCTTCAGGCCTTTCTCCAGAATTTCTTCTGTCTTGGTTCCATGGACAGTGCATTGAACAGCAATCTTTTCATTACTCCTGATGCCAAAGGACCTCATGGTGTATCTGGCTTTGGAAAACACAGGTGTCTCGCCTTTGAGCTGCTCCAACACCTTGGCTGCCCTGGTCAGTCTATCTCTGCTCTCCTCAACACAGATACTGAGGCAGAGCTTGCAGATGTGAAGTTCCCACATGGGGTTCTCCTTTTCACCTTCATCTTGTGACATGATGGGGAACAGGAAGAGCTGGGCCTTCTCTTTATTTTCAACAGTGCTTCCTAAAGTTtgcatgtggagactggggaaaTTCCTTTGTTTCTAGTTAGAAAACCAAAACTATTTTAGCCCAGAGAATTGGCTGGAAAGACCATGAGCCATTAAAGAATTCCTTTCCCACTGTGCTGGGGATCAAGTAATCCAGGTATTAGGTTTGGGGTGGAGGTTTATAGTACTGTGTTTAAATATATCCCCTGAGTTCATGTTGGATAGTTAGTGCAACGTGAGTGTTTGGGATGCTAATGACGAGGTTTTAGGTCATGCAGACAAGTGTCCTCACAAGTGGATTATTGCagtgtgtagtggtttgaaagaaaatggtcccaaaagggagtggcacttataggaggtgtggccttgttggtgtaggtattaccttgttggaggaagtgtgagggctttgaggtttcagttGCTTAAGAAAGGACGAGCTTCACATTTTACTGTTGCCTGCTATTAaaatgcagaactctcagctacttttctagcaccatatctgcctgcatgccaccatgtcccaccatcatgacaatggactaaacctctgaaactgtaagccaccccaatttaatgttttcctttgtaagagtttctttccatggttatggtgtctctgcacagcaatggACACACTACTGAGACAACATTTATAAAAGAGTCGGGGAAGTGAGTTCTTCTCTTGACTTACGTCCAGCCATGGTAAGGTCTAGCAAGAGGACCTCCAGTGGATCAGAATGGCACATTCATCTTCAACTCAGTGGCTTCCAGAACTGAGAATCAGTAAATTTCTCTTCATTGTTAATTATTCATGTATTCTGTTGCAGCAGCACAAAGCAGGCTAAGGCAcactaataattttttaattgattaatgaaaatttcatacatgcactTGCCCTCACCTTCAtcttcttttattccttcctACTCCTTTTGTTCCCCCTCTGCTAAAGTCCCATCCAGCTCTAAATAGGACATTTCTACCACTCAAACTAAGGCTCAGATGTCATGGAAGAGAGCTAAAAGAATATAAGAGGCTGTAGATACAGAGAAAATGTGCAAATATTATTACACTGCAGTACTTGTCTGCATTGTGTCTACACAAGGGTAGACTTGTCATGGTTTGAGATGGGGCTCATGGGGCCCTAACCTTCCTTGATGAACTTTTGGCAATTGATTGACTCTGGTGAAGGGCAGTCATTGCCTtcacatgatttatttttaaagaacagaaaCTTAAATGGTAAAAATACTACTGGGGAAACTGCGCTTACATTGCAAGAAGGCATTTTGCTTCCCTTTCTCTTACACATGCATCTTTTGTCATAATAATTATTTCCATAACGTCCAGGGTACTTTTTCTTATAGGGTACATGACTTCTTCTTTTTTGCACAAAAGACATAGCATTAAAAGAAATTCCCTTTGATTAAATTCTCACTAGTTTTAAAGATCTGCAGATAATTACTCAAAGAATAGCAGGTCAGCTAAGGAGACTGAAGAAGTACATTCGGACAATAAGtgtggtattttaattattttttaaatgaatctcTATCCGTTGTTTTCTTTTGGACTATTGTAACTGTTGGATGGATTAGCAGATTTATCAGCAAACCTAATTACAGCTGGCTCTGAAGTGGGTCACTTGGAAATGACATCTTGAGAAGTTACTTTTATGCTGGGATACCATTCCACTTTGAGACTCAACTTCTAAAAACTGTGTACTCTCAAACTAGGGATGCAATCTTTATTTTTTGTCCTATGTTCAAGTTTCATAGGTATGTATATGGGATAGAGCACATTTTCATAGAATAGATTTTAATACAGTTGATTCAGGCAAAACTAATTTTGAAGTTTCTTAAGGCTTGATCTTGGTCTTCCCCCGAAAACCTGCTTTCATGCTTCTGGGGTCTCACTTCTTTCCACCCCAtcctattctttctctttctttctcactttctccAAAATGGGCCTGTTTGTTCTTGCAGAACTTCCCCTTTACTCAAGAGCCATGTTGCTGATGCTTGATTTTATGTTCCTTATGGGCTGTTGGAATATGTCTAGGAGAACTTAGCAAGTTACATATAGTGTAAGAGGCTCAACTGGAGGGCAGTGTGACCCACAGAATCCAAGGCAATGTAGAGTGTTTTTGTAACTAGATAAGCAGCATCTATGTCAGTCTTCCAGAGGTAGCCAGGTCTCCGGTGCCAGTGGCCTAGTTCAGCTCTTGATGTGTGGTTATCTTTACATTGCTATTGAGGGCAGTGCTGTAATTAACCCCTGCATTCACTACATTCTTACCACTACTCTTCTATTGTGAAGCAGGCTTCCTTTCCGAGTTGTACTAGAGGAAATTCATTTCCCACACTAGGTGTTTTGCCTGATGTGGCATTTTTCCCAAGATGGTACAGACCCTTCTTAATtattagacagaaaagaaatccTGCCCAATTTATTTCTCAGTTCTTTAATGAACTTGAGAGAATAGCTGTAGCATGGTCATTGCATTCGCTATGGGTCATGGCTTTCACCCATGTGCTCATCAGGAAGAAAGCTAAGAGGCACCACTGCCTGTCTATACAGAACTATAGTGTATATAATCCCACCTCCTGCCTCTCAATCCCTATCTGTAGAGAAGCATTCCAATAAGGAAGAGTGCTTTTTCTTCAGGAACTCAAGGCATGTAGTTATTTCCTCTTTCATTCTACAGTCTGACATCTCAGAAAGGGAAAAATCCTGTTTTATCTTATGTGTAGACCTATTATGTGCTCCCAGA
This DNA window, taken from Cricetulus griseus strain 17A/GY chromosome 2, alternate assembly CriGri-PICRH-1.0, whole genome shotgun sequence, encodes the following:
- the LOC100751955 gene encoding 60S ribosomal protein L11, whose translation is MSQDEGEKENPMWELHICKLCLSICVEESRDRLTRAAKVLEQLKGETPVFSKARYTMRSFGIRSNEKIAVQCTVHGTKTEEILEKGLKVQEYELWRNNFTDTGNFGFEIQEHIDLAIKYDPSIRIHGLDFYVVLGRPGFTIADKHRTGCIGAKHRISKEEAMRWFQHKYDGIILPGK